From a single Adhaeribacter swui genomic region:
- the bshA gene encoding N-acetyl-alpha-D-glucosaminyl L-malate synthase BshA, producing MNIGVVCYPTFGGSGVVATELGNALALRGHKVHFITYSQPVRLDFFSANVFYHEVNIPSYPLFQHAPYELALASKMVDIVQFEKLDILHVHYAIPHASAAFMAKQILKTKGINIPVVTTLHGTDITLVGKDSSYEPVVTFSINQSDGVTAVSNDLRQETYKYFAIEKEIVVIPNFINLERFRKQHKEHFRAAIAPFGEKLLVHTSNFRGVKRVQDVLKIFDKVRRKIPSKLLLVGDGPERQKMEKLCRQLKICGDVRFLGKLDAVEEVLSVCDLFLMPSEKESFGLAALEAMACEVPVISTNAGGIPELNLDGITGFVSNIGDVDDMVKNALYVLDDANLPQFRANALARAREFEVEKIVPRYEEVYQKAINEQLQEVTTTA from the coding sequence ATGAATATCGGAGTTGTTTGTTACCCAACATTTGGTGGCAGCGGTGTAGTAGCCACCGAACTGGGGAACGCCTTGGCATTGCGGGGCCATAAAGTGCACTTTATTACTTACAGCCAACCCGTACGGCTCGATTTTTTTAGCGCTAATGTATTTTATCACGAAGTTAATATACCGTCGTACCCTTTATTTCAACATGCCCCTTATGAACTGGCGCTGGCCAGCAAAATGGTAGATATCGTGCAATTCGAAAAATTAGATATTCTGCACGTGCATTACGCCATTCCGCACGCCTCGGCTGCTTTTATGGCCAAGCAAATTTTAAAAACCAAGGGAATTAACATTCCGGTAGTTACTACTTTACACGGTACTGATATCACACTGGTCGGCAAAGACTCGTCTTACGAACCGGTGGTAACATTTAGCATCAACCAATCCGATGGCGTTACGGCAGTTTCGAATGACTTACGCCAGGAAACGTATAAATACTTTGCCATCGAAAAAGAAATTGTGGTTATCCCCAACTTTATTAATCTGGAACGTTTCCGGAAACAACATAAAGAACACTTCCGGGCGGCGATTGCGCCTTTCGGCGAAAAACTTTTGGTGCATACGTCTAACTTCCGGGGCGTGAAACGGGTGCAGGACGTTTTAAAAATATTTGATAAAGTACGCCGTAAAATACCCAGCAAACTGTTACTGGTCGGCGACGGGCCCGAACGCCAGAAAATGGAAAAACTGTGCCGGCAACTAAAAATTTGCGGCGATGTGCGGTTTTTAGGCAAACTCGATGCCGTAGAAGAAGTGTTATCGGTGTGCGATTTGTTTTTAATGCCTTCTGAGAAAGAAAGTTTTGGGTTAGCCGCGCTCGAAGCCATGGCCTGCGAAGTACCGGTTATATCTACCAACGCGGGCGGTATTCCGGAGTTAAACCTCGACGGCATTACCGGTTTTGTAAGTAACATCGGCGACGTAGACGACATGGTAAAAAATGCCTTGTACGTGCTGGACGATGCCAATCTACCGCAGTTCCGGGCCAATGCCCTAGCCCGAGCCCGCGAATTTGAAGTAGAAAAAATTGTACCCCGCTACGAAGAAGTTTACCAGAAGGCAATTAACGAACAACTCCAGGAAGTAACAACCACAGCTTAA
- the serA gene encoding phosphoglycerate dehydrogenase, producing MIKDKFFIIDFDSTFTQVEALDELGEISLKDYEDKAQILEEIKNLTNSAMDGRSSFTEGLTQRLVLLKANKKHLTPLIATLKTKVSDSIRRNKDFFTAFADQILIVSSGFKEFITPIVTEYGIKEENIYANTFVYDENDNIVGFDQDNVLCRDKGKIKLLENLALQGDVYVLGDGYTDYEIKEAGLANKFYAFTENVAREAVVAKAEHIAPSFDEFLYQNKLPMAISYPKNRISVLLLENIHPEAVRLFKQEGYQVEIMSTALNEEQLCEKVKNVSILGIRSKTQVTQKVIESANKLMAVGAFCIGTNQIDLKACAKAGIAAFNAPYSNTRSVVELAIGEIIMLSRNIPTKSEKMHQGKWDKSAHNSFEVRGKKLGIVGYGNIGSQLSVLAEAMGMEVYYYDMVEKLQLGNAKKCTSLKQLLSIADIITLHVDGRASNKNLFGPAEFEAMKDGVIFLNLSRGHLVDIPSLVKNIKSGKIIGAAVDVFPYEPANNAEEFVNELRGLPNVILTPHIGGSTSEAQANIANFVPNRIMEYINTGNTYQSVNFPNIQLPELNNAHRLIHVHDNVPGVLANINNVLASHHVNILGQYLKTNENIGYVITDIDKAYDKNLIGDLRSIANTIKFRVLY from the coding sequence ATGATCAAAGATAAATTCTTCATTATAGATTTTGATAGTACGTTTACGCAGGTAGAAGCACTGGATGAACTGGGGGAAATTTCGCTGAAAGACTACGAAGATAAAGCGCAGATTTTAGAAGAAATTAAAAATTTGACTAACAGCGCTATGGATGGCCGTAGCTCATTTACCGAAGGTTTAACCCAGCGGTTGGTTTTATTAAAAGCCAATAAAAAGCATTTAACCCCGCTCATTGCCACGCTTAAAACCAAAGTATCGGATTCTATTCGCCGCAACAAAGATTTCTTTACCGCCTTCGCCGATCAAATCCTGATTGTTTCCAGCGGTTTTAAAGAATTTATTACCCCTATTGTTACGGAGTACGGCATTAAAGAAGAAAATATTTATGCCAATACGTTTGTGTACGACGAGAACGACAACATTGTGGGCTTCGATCAGGATAACGTGTTGTGCCGTGATAAAGGCAAGATAAAATTACTGGAAAATCTGGCGCTGCAAGGCGATGTGTACGTGCTCGGCGATGGCTACACCGATTACGAAATTAAAGAAGCTGGCTTAGCCAATAAGTTTTACGCCTTCACCGAAAATGTAGCCCGCGAAGCGGTAGTAGCCAAAGCAGAACATATTGCCCCGAGTTTCGATGAGTTTTTATACCAAAATAAACTCCCAATGGCTATTTCTTACCCGAAAAACCGGATCAGCGTATTGCTTCTGGAAAACATTCACCCGGAAGCCGTGCGTTTGTTTAAGCAGGAAGGCTACCAGGTAGAAATTATGAGCACGGCTTTAAACGAAGAGCAATTGTGCGAAAAAGTAAAGAACGTTTCTATCCTGGGCATCCGGTCTAAAACCCAGGTAACGCAAAAAGTAATCGAAAGTGCCAATAAATTAATGGCGGTAGGCGCCTTTTGCATTGGCACTAACCAGATTGATTTAAAAGCCTGTGCCAAAGCCGGCATTGCCGCGTTTAATGCACCTTACAGCAACACCCGCAGCGTGGTAGAACTGGCAATCGGCGAAATCATCATGCTGTCCCGCAATATTCCGACCAAGAGCGAGAAAATGCACCAGGGCAAATGGGATAAATCGGCGCATAATAGCTTTGAGGTGCGGGGTAAAAAACTGGGGATTGTGGGCTACGGCAACATTGGCTCGCAATTATCGGTACTGGCCGAAGCTATGGGCATGGAGGTGTACTACTACGACATGGTAGAAAAGCTCCAGTTAGGTAACGCAAAAAAATGTACTTCTTTAAAGCAATTATTAAGCATTGCCGATATTATAACGCTGCACGTAGATGGCCGCGCCAGCAACAAAAATTTATTTGGTCCGGCGGAGTTTGAGGCTATGAAAGATGGCGTTATTTTCCTGAATTTGAGCCGCGGCCATTTAGTAGATATTCCGAGCCTGGTAAAAAATATAAAATCAGGCAAAATCATTGGCGCTGCCGTAGACGTGTTTCCGTACGAACCGGCCAACAACGCCGAAGAGTTTGTAAACGAGCTGCGTGGTTTACCCAACGTAATCTTAACACCGCACATTGGCGGTAGTACCTCCGAAGCCCAGGCCAACATTGCCAACTTTGTGCCGAATCGGATTATGGAGTACATTAACACCGGCAATACCTACCAAAGCGTTAACTTCCCGAACATTCAGTTACCCGAATTAAACAATGCGCACCGTCTTATTCACGTGCACGACAACGTACCGGGTGTGTTAGCGAACATCAATAACGTACTAGCCAGCCACCATGTGAATATCCTGGGCCAATACTTAAAAACCAACGAAAACATCGGCTACGTTATCACCGACATCGACAAAGCCTACGATAAAAACCTGATCGGCGACCTCCGCAGCATCGCCAACACCATTAAATTCCGGGTGCTATATTAA
- a CDS encoding DUF7935 family protein has translation MQEYILNFLMAIVPAAIVLLSMYLVIKAYLDKETQRRVLDIRLKNTDIVLPIRLQAYERICLLLERIAPSNLLIRVSPAGQNAVEFQYTLLAEIRSEFSHNVSQQVYMSEAAWEHVKQAKEDVVTMVNKAFHELPENAKGTDLAKRILETVIAQNSDPTTPALTFIKREINQIF, from the coding sequence ATGCAGGAGTACATTCTTAATTTTTTAATGGCAATCGTTCCCGCGGCTATAGTTCTTCTGAGCATGTATCTGGTAATAAAAGCATACCTCGACAAAGAAACCCAGCGCCGCGTTTTAGATATACGCTTAAAAAATACCGACATTGTTTTACCCATCCGGTTGCAGGCTTACGAACGGATTTGTTTGTTGCTGGAGCGCATTGCCCCGAGTAATCTATTAATCCGGGTGAGTCCGGCCGGGCAAAATGCGGTGGAATTTCAGTACACGCTGCTGGCCGAAATTAGAAGTGAGTTTAGCCATAATGTGTCGCAGCAGGTATATATGAGCGAGGCGGCCTGGGAACACGTAAAACAAGCCAAAGAAGACGTAGTTACCATGGTAAACAAAGCTTTTCATGAGCTGCCTGAAAATGCCAAAGGAACTGACTTAGCTAAGCGGATACTGGAAACTGTAATTGCCCAAAACAGCGATCCTACCACGCCTGCCTTAACTTTTATTAAGCGGGAAATAAATCAGATTTTTTAA
- a CDS encoding ABC transporter ATP-binding protein, translating into MSILKIDGVSKKYANHLALQDITFSIPTGCIFGLLGPNGAGKTSLIRIITQITGADTGQIYFKDQPLHPNHIRSMGYLPEERGLYKKMKVGEQLLYLAQLKGLSKSEATEKIKKWVDKLEIRSWLSKTIEDLSKGMQQKVQFIATVMHQPELIILDEPFSGFDPINATVIKDEILALREAGSTIIFSTHRMESVEELCDHIALINRSRMILNGPVQEIKNAYKSNTYLIEGKGRLMVLSPDFKVIEQKQTGDFFRAKIQLLHDVTPNHLLRYLIDRVEIHALQELVPSINDIFIKQVKENQDA; encoded by the coding sequence TTGAGCATACTTAAAATTGACGGAGTAAGTAAAAAGTACGCGAACCATCTGGCCTTACAGGATATTACTTTCAGCATACCAACTGGTTGTATTTTTGGCTTATTAGGGCCTAACGGAGCCGGTAAAACGTCCCTTATCCGGATTATAACCCAAATTACCGGAGCCGACACCGGCCAGATTTACTTTAAAGACCAGCCCTTGCATCCCAACCACATCCGGTCGATGGGTTATTTGCCGGAAGAACGGGGTTTGTATAAAAAAATGAAAGTAGGGGAGCAGTTGCTCTACCTGGCGCAGCTAAAAGGTTTATCTAAAAGCGAAGCTACCGAAAAAATTAAAAAATGGGTAGATAAACTGGAAATCCGCTCGTGGCTAAGTAAAACCATCGAAGATTTATCGAAAGGCATGCAGCAAAAGGTACAGTTTATTGCTACCGTAATGCACCAACCCGAGTTAATTATTCTGGACGAACCTTTTTCGGGCTTCGACCCGATTAATGCTACCGTAATTAAAGACGAAATTCTGGCGCTCCGCGAAGCGGGTTCTACCATTATTTTTTCGACGCACCGCATGGAGTCTGTGGAAGAATTGTGCGACCATATTGCTTTAATTAACCGGTCGCGCATGATTTTAAACGGACCGGTGCAGGAAATTAAAAATGCCTACAAATCCAACACGTACTTAATAGAAGGCAAAGGGCGGCTGATGGTGCTATCGCCCGATTTTAAGGTGATAGAGCAAAAACAAACCGGCGACTTTTTCCGGGCCAAAATACAACTGCTGCACGACGTTACACCCAACCATTTGCTGCGTTATTTAATCGACCGGGTAGAAATTCACGCTTTGCAGGAACTGGTACCCAGTATTAACGATATCTTTATTAAACAAGTAAAAGAAAATCAGGATGCATAA
- the dnaJ gene encoding molecular chaperone DnaJ, with product MAKRDYYEVLGVSKSASADEIKKAYRKIAIKFHPDKNPDDPTAEDKFKEAAEAYEVLSDQEKRGRYDQYGHQGVNGNGGYGHMNMEDIFSQFGDIFGNGGGSPFDSFFGGGRSGGRRVRKGTNLRIKLKLDLEEIANGVEKKIKVKRYVACNACGGNGSKNGTALQTCSGCQGTGQVKKVVNTMLGQMVSTSTCPVCDGEGQKVSQNCDVCHGEGRELKEEVIAINVPAGVGDGMQLSMSGKGNVPQRGGIAGDLLIQIEEEAHPLLKREGNNVVFEQYISFVDAVLGANIEVPTIEGKVKIKIDPGTQGGKILRLRGKGIKDINGYGKGDQLIHINVWTPKNVTSDERQILEKLRSSDNFVPNPGKNEKGFFEKMKEYFQ from the coding sequence ATGGCTAAGAGAGATTATTACGAGGTATTAGGAGTTAGCAAAAGCGCCAGTGCCGACGAAATTAAAAAAGCGTACCGCAAAATTGCTATTAAATTTCACCCGGATAAAAACCCGGATGATCCTACGGCCGAAGACAAATTTAAAGAAGCCGCCGAAGCCTATGAAGTACTGAGCGATCAGGAAAAACGGGGTCGATACGACCAATACGGCCACCAGGGCGTAAATGGCAACGGTGGTTACGGCCACATGAACATGGAAGATATTTTCTCCCAGTTCGGCGATATTTTTGGCAATGGCGGTGGCAGCCCGTTTGATTCGTTCTTTGGTGGTGGACGCTCGGGTGGGCGCCGGGTACGGAAAGGTACTAACCTGCGCATTAAACTAAAACTCGACCTCGAAGAAATTGCCAACGGCGTTGAGAAAAAGATAAAAGTAAAACGCTACGTAGCTTGTAATGCTTGCGGCGGTAACGGCTCTAAAAATGGTACCGCGCTGCAAACCTGTAGCGGTTGCCAGGGAACCGGCCAGGTAAAAAAAGTAGTGAACACCATGCTGGGCCAGATGGTATCTACATCGACCTGCCCCGTGTGCGATGGTGAAGGCCAGAAAGTAAGCCAGAACTGCGATGTGTGCCACGGCGAAGGCCGCGAGTTAAAAGAAGAAGTAATTGCGATTAACGTACCAGCCGGTGTGGGTGATGGCATGCAACTTTCGATGAGTGGCAAAGGGAACGTACCGCAACGCGGCGGCATTGCCGGTGATTTGCTTATTCAGATTGAAGAAGAAGCTCATCCATTGCTGAAACGCGAGGGCAACAACGTGGTATTTGAGCAATACATCAGTTTTGTGGATGCTGTTTTGGGAGCCAACATTGAAGTGCCTACCATTGAAGGAAAAGTAAAAATTAAAATTGACCCGGGTACCCAGGGTGGCAAAATTTTGCGCTTACGCGGTAAAGGTATTAAAGACATTAACGGTTACGGCAAAGGCGATCAGTTGATCCACATTAACGTTTGGACGCCCAAAAACGTAACCAGCGACGAACGTCAGATTTTAGAAAAACTGCGCAGCTCCGATAACTTTGTGCCTAACCCCGGTAAAAACGAAAAAGGCTTCTTCGAGAAAATGAAAGAATACTTCCAATAA
- a CDS encoding HesB/IscA family protein yields MATSTLNKIAPITITPKALAEIKAIMQDKNVPTDYGLRVGVQGGGCSGMSYLLGFDKKKDGDEAYEIDGIQLIMDKKHGMYVMGMQIDFQDGLNARGFTFNNPQATSTCGCGSSFSS; encoded by the coding sequence ATGGCAACTTCCACTTTAAATAAAATTGCACCCATTACCATTACTCCCAAAGCTTTAGCCGAAATAAAAGCCATTATGCAGGATAAAAACGTACCAACCGATTATGGGTTGCGCGTGGGCGTACAAGGCGGGGGCTGCTCCGGCATGTCGTACTTATTAGGTTTTGATAAAAAGAAGGATGGCGACGAAGCGTACGAGATAGATGGCATTCAGTTGATCATGGATAAAAAACACGGCATGTACGTAATGGGCATGCAGATTGACTTCCAGGACGGCCTGAACGCCCGCGGATTTACCTTTAACAACCCGCAAGCCACCAGCACCTGCGGTTGCGGCAGTTCTTTTTCTTCTTAA
- a CDS encoding aminotransferase class V-fold PLP-dependent enzyme → MNNKIYFTPGPSELYPTVAAHLATAMANKVGSISHRSQQFKDIYAHAVTGLRQLLQLPDNWDILFVASANEVWERAIQNNVERKSFHLVNGSFSKRFYEISLELGRQATKHEVAFGEGFSIDDLDIPASTELMAVVQNETSSGVSTPVTEINKLRTKLNPETLIYVDAVSSTPYPNFDYNQIDSVYFSVQKGMGLPAGLGIWLVNGRCVAKAENLKNKGLSLGSYHSIPALLSKARAFQNPETPNVLAIYLLGKVVEEMNHHGIATIRQETETKAKLIYDYLATSQTFSAAVTNPAQQSQTTIIANTKISSAEVIKKLAPFDMVVGSGYGSYKDTQIRIANFPAHSVAQVQALVYKLQELFN, encoded by the coding sequence ATGAACAACAAAATATACTTTACGCCGGGGCCTTCGGAATTGTATCCGACCGTAGCGGCGCATCTGGCTACGGCCATGGCTAACAAGGTTGGTTCTATTTCGCACCGGAGTCAGCAGTTTAAAGATATTTACGCGCACGCGGTAACCGGATTGCGCCAATTGCTGCAATTACCGGATAATTGGGATATTTTGTTTGTGGCCTCGGCAAACGAAGTGTGGGAACGCGCCATTCAGAATAACGTGGAGCGCAAAAGTTTTCATTTGGTAAATGGGTCTTTTTCGAAACGTTTTTACGAGATTTCCCTGGAATTAGGCCGCCAGGCTACCAAACACGAAGTAGCTTTCGGTGAAGGCTTTTCTATCGATGACTTAGATATTCCGGCTTCGACTGAGCTAATGGCCGTGGTGCAAAACGAAACCAGTTCCGGGGTAAGCACGCCGGTTACAGAAATAAATAAACTACGTACCAAATTAAACCCGGAAACCTTAATTTACGTGGACGCGGTTTCTTCCACGCCTTACCCTAACTTTGATTATAACCAGATAGATTCGGTTTATTTTTCGGTGCAGAAAGGCATGGGCTTGCCGGCTGGTTTAGGCATTTGGTTAGTGAACGGCCGGTGCGTTGCCAAAGCCGAAAATTTAAAAAATAAAGGCTTATCGCTGGGTTCGTACCACAGCATTCCGGCCTTACTCAGCAAAGCCCGGGCTTTCCAGAACCCCGAAACGCCTAACGTGCTGGCTATTTACCTGTTGGGTAAAGTAGTAGAAGAAATGAACCACCATGGTATCGCCACCATCCGGCAGGAAACAGAAACGAAAGCAAAACTTATTTACGATTACCTGGCTACCAGCCAAACTTTCAGCGCGGCGGTAACTAATCCGGCGCAACAATCCCAAACAACGATTATTGCCAATACCAAAATTTCATCCGCGGAAGTAATAAAAAAATTGGCGCCTTTTGATATGGTAGTGGGCAGCGGTTACGGCAGTTACAAAGACACCCAAATCCGGATTGCTAACTTTCCGGCGCACTCCGTGGCGCAAGTGCAAGCGCTGGTTTATAAGCTACAAGAGCTTTTTAACTAG
- a CDS encoding bestrophin family protein — translation MINYNPKDWFTFIFRFSRADTFRKLLPLMLAVSVYSAAIAYVEINFISVNDSQNLRNVGMMHNVLGFVISLLLVFRTNTAYDRWWEGRKIWGGLTNSSRNLAIKLEAFVTDESDKQFFRKTIPNYAYALRNLLRENEDYHELDPVLDLKPGKHIPNQIAASMYQRVHDLFKKNKITDAQLWILNEEVKTFTEYCGACERIKNTPIPFTYSVFIKKFIFFYVMTLPFGWVFSLGYYIVPVVGLILYALASLELIAEEIENPFGTDANDLPIDQICFNIRKHVSELLA, via the coding sequence TTGATTAATTACAATCCCAAAGACTGGTTTACTTTTATCTTCCGGTTTTCCCGGGCCGATACTTTCCGGAAATTGTTGCCTTTAATGCTGGCAGTTAGCGTTTATTCGGCTGCCATTGCTTACGTCGAGATTAATTTTATCAGCGTAAACGATTCGCAGAACTTGCGCAATGTGGGCATGATGCACAATGTACTGGGTTTTGTCATTTCGTTGCTGCTCGTTTTCCGGACCAACACCGCCTACGACCGCTGGTGGGAAGGGCGTAAAATCTGGGGCGGCTTAACTAACAGTTCCCGGAACTTAGCTATTAAACTAGAGGCTTTTGTTACCGACGAAAGCGATAAGCAATTCTTCCGGAAAACCATTCCGAATTACGCTTACGCTTTAAGAAACTTACTTCGTGAAAACGAAGATTACCACGAACTAGATCCGGTGCTGGATTTAAAACCGGGCAAACATATTCCCAATCAAATTGCTGCCAGCATGTACCAACGGGTTCATGATTTATTTAAAAAAAACAAAATAACCGATGCTCAGTTGTGGATTTTAAACGAGGAGGTAAAAACATTTACGGAGTACTGCGGCGCTTGTGAACGCATTAAAAACACGCCCATTCCGTTTACTTACAGCGTATTTATTAAAAAATTTATTTTCTTTTACGTCATGACTTTGCCATTTGGCTGGGTGTTTAGTTTGGGGTATTACATTGTGCCCGTGGTGGGTTTAATTTTATATGCCTTAGCCAGTTTAGAGCTGATTGCCGAAGAAATTGAAAACCCATTTGGCACTGATGCCAACGATTTGCCCATCGATCAGATTTGCTTTAACATTCGGAAACACGTAAGCGAGTTATTAGCTTAA
- a CDS encoding SGNH/GDSL hydrolase family protein codes for MKQLDDATLQIKQKLLDKIAAYPLDFSPTDFALLVNPETQLTFTDLRELLLRIFDLNENSLQQESNSTTGAIGLLNKISTYFRQRQYYRLIKNGFRDLSCPERKIIVAEGDSWFQFPLIIKDIVDWLRTDPNFAVYSIAYGGDWFTNILYDEKYVEELSIHRPDVFLISGGGNDLLSANRLAIMVDAEAKGPLRSATELKNLLAQETEQDKADMLVGYRYLTKDFYSFIWLLKAQYYKLFQGICSSGKFDKMQIITQGYDYAFPTYKYRWLQWYRLQPLLNWLAGSGKWLKRPLMIKGIRNQEISRQIIKALIFEVNQLFIELTSQFTNVYHVDCRGTAPHFHDWFDELHLPSEKYRQIAQAYQKCIVNPPANKVAKVVS; via the coding sequence ATGAAGCAACTGGATGATGCTACGTTGCAAATAAAACAAAAACTGCTTGATAAAATAGCAGCTTATCCGCTGGATTTTAGCCCAACCGATTTTGCCTTATTAGTTAATCCGGAAACCCAATTAACTTTTACCGACTTACGCGAATTACTCTTGCGCATCTTTGATTTAAACGAAAATTCCCTGCAGCAAGAATCTAACTCTACTACCGGGGCTATAGGTTTATTAAACAAAATCAGTACGTATTTCCGGCAGCGGCAGTATTACCGATTAATCAAAAACGGCTTTCGCGATTTGTCTTGCCCCGAACGCAAAATTATTGTGGCGGAAGGCGATTCGTGGTTTCAGTTTCCTTTGATTATCAAAGACATTGTAGATTGGTTGCGCACCGACCCCAACTTTGCCGTTTACAGCATTGCTTACGGCGGCGATTGGTTTACCAATATTTTATATGACGAAAAATACGTGGAAGAACTTTCTATTCACCGGCCCGACGTATTTTTAATTAGTGGCGGCGGCAACGATTTACTCAGCGCCAACCGCCTGGCTATTATGGTGGATGCCGAAGCCAAAGGCCCGCTACGATCTGCAACCGAGCTGAAAAATTTATTGGCTCAGGAAACAGAGCAAGACAAAGCCGACATGCTGGTGGGTTATCGTTACCTCACCAAAGATTTTTATTCTTTTATCTGGTTGTTAAAGGCGCAGTATTACAAATTGTTTCAGGGAATATGCAGCTCCGGCAAATTCGACAAAATGCAGATTATTACCCAGGGTTATGATTATGCCTTCCCGACGTATAAATACCGCTGGCTGCAGTGGTACCGGCTACAGCCTTTATTAAACTGGCTAGCCGGCTCGGGCAAATGGCTAAAACGGCCGCTCATGATTAAAGGCATCCGGAATCAGGAAATTAGTCGGCAAATTATAAAAGCCCTTATTTTTGAAGTAAATCAGCTATTTATCGAATTAACCAGCCAGTTTACCAACGTATATCATGTTGATTGCCGCGGCACGGCTCCCCACTTCCACGATTGGTTCGATGAGCTGCATCTGCCTTCCGAAAAATACCGCCAAATTGCCCAGGCTTATCAAAAATGCATTGTTAATCCGCCAGCTAATAAAGTAGCAAAAGTAGTATCGTAA
- a CDS encoding ABC transporter permease yields the protein MHKIWLIIQREYLVRVRKKSFIIMTLLGPILLASIMVVPIWLATVSDTTDTIEVLDESGLFANAFKDNAETKFIQVSGPLEIQKAAFLKTDYTALLYIPKLNLEKPDGIRLYSKTNLGITKLVQLENILKKEVETLKFKQSGIDREVLDKMKTDVDISTTNLSDSGEQSNNAMVTTAAGYLGAILIYMFIFIYGVQIMRGVIEEKTNRIVEVIISSVKPFQLMAGKIIGIAAVGLTQFLLWIILSSAVTAAVSSSFEVDRFSNDRITETLKESKDPEQAREMNNMLTALDNLNIPKLLVCFVFYFLGGYLLYGALFGAVGSAVDNETDTQQFMLPITIPLVLSFIVAQTVIIKNPDGPVAFWMSMIPFTSPIAMMLRLPFGVPGWQIVLSMLLLILGFVCTTWVAARIYRVGILLYGKKPTYRELSKWLFY from the coding sequence ATGCATAAAATCTGGCTTATTATTCAACGCGAATACCTGGTACGGGTCCGGAAAAAAAGTTTTATCATCATGACCTTGCTGGGGCCTATCTTGCTGGCTTCTATTATGGTAGTGCCCATCTGGTTAGCCACCGTATCCGATACCACCGATACCATCGAAGTGCTCGACGAAAGCGGTTTGTTTGCCAATGCCTTTAAAGATAATGCCGAAACAAAGTTTATCCAGGTGAGCGGGCCTTTAGAAATTCAAAAAGCGGCTTTTTTAAAAACCGATTATACGGCTTTGTTGTACATCCCGAAACTAAATTTAGAAAAACCCGACGGTATCCGGCTTTATTCAAAAACGAACCTGGGCATTACCAAGCTGGTGCAATTAGAAAATATTTTAAAAAAAGAAGTAGAAACCTTAAAGTTTAAGCAGTCGGGCATTGACCGGGAGGTGCTGGATAAAATGAAAACCGACGTAGATATAAGCACCACCAACCTAAGCGATAGCGGCGAGCAAAGCAACAATGCCATGGTTACCACGGCTGCCGGTTACCTGGGCGCTATTCTAATTTACATGTTTATCTTTATTTACGGCGTGCAGATTATGCGGGGCGTAATCGAAGAAAAAACTAACCGCATTGTCGAAGTTATTATTTCGTCGGTGAAGCCATTTCAGTTAATGGCGGGTAAAATTATTGGTATTGCGGCGGTGGGGCTCACCCAGTTTCTACTTTGGATTATTCTGTCGTCGGCGGTTACGGCGGCGGTTTCGTCGAGTTTTGAGGTAGACCGTTTCTCGAACGACCGGATTACCGAAACTTTGAAAGAAAGCAAAGACCCGGAGCAGGCCAGGGAAATGAACAACATGCTTACCGCCCTGGATAACCTGAATATCCCGAAACTTTTGGTTTGTTTTGTGTTTTACTTTTTAGGGGGCTATTTGTTATACGGCGCTTTGTTTGGGGCCGTAGGTTCGGCGGTAGATAACGAAACCGATACGCAACAATTTATGCTGCCCATTACCATTCCGCTGGTGCTGTCGTTTATTGTGGCGCAAACGGTTATTATTAAAAATCCGGATGGTCCGGTGGCTTTCTGGATGTCGATGATTCCGTTTACCTCGCCTATTGCCATGATGCTGCGCCTGCCTTTTGGCGTACCGGGCTGGCAAATTGTACTATCGATGCTGTTACTGATATTGGGCTTTGTTTGCACCACCTGGGTTGCCGCCCGCATTTACCGGGTAGGTATTTTGTTGTACGGCAAAAAACCAACGTACCGCGAATTATCTAAATGGTTGTTTTATTAG